A single Oryzias melastigma strain HK-1 linkage group LG24, ASM292280v2, whole genome shotgun sequence DNA region contains:
- the LOC112157953 gene encoding uncharacterized protein LOC112157953 — MHAVDVVTSPQALELKSSTLDPNLFDFGDSPVPAEWKDRLKHELANRPNVFSLDEWDVGLAKDVENKIRLSDSTPFRERSRRLAPADIDDVWKHLQQLIQAGVIKESRSPYASPIVVVRKKNGSIRMCVDYRTLNRRTIPDQYTTPRVDDALDCLNGSKWFSVLDLRSGYYQIAMSEDDKEKTAFICPLGFYQFERMPQGITGAPATFQRLMEKAVGDMHLLQVIVYLDDIIVFGKTLEEHEQRLLKVLDRLEEYGLKVSIDKCQFCQSQVKYVGHIVSEKGIATDPEKVAAVKNWPEPTDLKSLRSFLGFCGYYRRFIANYSSIVRPLTELTKGYPSTQKSKKKLPKDHPKTYLKPSEPFKEHWDEACHKAFKTIIDRLINAPVLAFADPSKPYILHVDASMNGLGAVLNQEYPEGLKPVAFASRKLSESERNYPVHQLEFLALKWAVVEKFHDYLYGARFTVRTDNNPLTYVLTTAKLNAVGHRWLAALATYDFNIQYRPGRHNIDADLLSRQYSNLEQWTDVPQSAIKAICKHETTTSFRFADQLGIPPTAIPEAYAFPVSMNTQSYDQLSSKEIQVAHDLDPVIGIIKQAIHKNDQTVSVKTDSPDTALLWREKSKLHLKDGLLYRMRKTSSGVENKQLILPERYRTSVMKSLHDECGHLGVEKTSELLKDRFYWPRMNTDIEQYIKTCGRCVSRKTLPQRSSPLNQITSNGPLDLVCIDFLQIEPDSKGIANVLIITDHFTRYAQAFPTKDQKSITVAKVLWEKYFVHYELPARIHSDQGRDFESRLIKDLLSMLGIRKSQTSPYHPQGEAQPERFNRTLLSMLGTLESVKKQNWSQHISQLVHAYNCSKNESTGYSPYFLMFGRNARLPVDICFGVAFDENAETSHLQYVDKMKKELKKAYHLATESANKTHLRNKSRYDQCVRDQPLQEGDRVLVRNVGLTGKHKLQDRWKPIPYVIVKKLANLPVYKVKPEQGPGSVKTLHRDHLLPIGYLVRLPETTPTTKRVEPPVTRRQRRRKESSSKSDNSNSCSDSEYEYLCESFQNYQVPRLVQRHDIPTSDNANSEDSSFEVESEHALSEDDAKESEPSNAEQDITEGDTEVETDVPTPRLRKSNWKKQPVIRLTYDQPGNQTEEPVTIVHHGMVIQLNLSSHNSLLESSKSKKHSKSRYRH, encoded by the exons ATGCATGCTGTGGACGTAGTCACAAGCCCACAGGCTTTGGAGCTAAAGTCTTCTACTTTAGACCCCAACCTTTTTGACTTTGGAGATTCACCTGTCCCAGCAGAATGGAAGGACAGATTAAAACATGAACTAGCTAACAGACCGAACGTGTTCTCTCTGGACGAATGGGATGTAGGTTTAGCTAAAGATGTGGAAAATAAGATCAGATTGAGTGATTCAACCCCTTTTCGAGAAAGGTCACGCCGATTAGCTCCTGCTGACATTGATGATGTGTGGAAACACCTGCAGCAGTTAATACAGGCTGGTGTTATCAAAGAGTCGCGCAGTCCCTATGCGTCACCAATAGTAGTCGTACGCAAAAAGAATGGTTCCATCAGAATGTGCGTTGACTACAGAACCCTAAATCGCCGTACGATACCGGATCAATACACCACTCCGCGGGTAGATGATGCTTTGGATTGCCTCAATGGTAGTAAGTGGTTCTCAGTCCTAGATCTTCGAAGTGGGTATTACCAAATAGCCATGTCAGAAGATGACAAGGAAAAAACAGCCTTTATCTGCCCACTCGGATTCTACCAGTTTGAGCGTATGCCTCAAGGCATTACAGGAGCCCCTGCTACCTTCCAGCGGCTCATGGAGAAAGCCGTTGGCGACATGCATCTTCTCCAAGTCATCGTGTATCTTGATGATATTATCGTTTTTGGTAAAACACTCGAAGAACACGAACAGCGTTTGTTGAAAGTGCTAGATCGACTCGAAGAGTATGGTCTCAAAGTGTCCATTGACAAATGTCAGTTCTGTCAATCCCAAGTCAAATATGTGGGACACATTGTGTCAGAAAAAGGGATTGCTACAGACCCTGAAAAAGTTGCAGCGGTGAAAAACTGGCCTGAGCCAACAGACCTCAAATCACTCAGATCGTTTCTAGGTTTCTGCGGTTACTATCGCCGGTTTATTGCCAACTACTCCAGCATAGTACGCCCACTAACTGAACTAACAAAAGGCTATCCGTCCACtcaaaaaagcaagaaaaaactACCTAAAGATCATCCCAAGACCTACCTCAAACCTTCCGAGCCGTTCAAAGAACATTGGGATGAGGCTTGTCACAAAGCTTTCAAAACAATCATTGATCGTCTGATAAATGCACCTGTTTTAGCGTTTGCAGATCCATCCAAACCTTACATATTGCATGTGGATGCAAGCATGAATGGTTTAGGTGCAGTTCTTAATCAGGAGTACCCTGAAGGTCTCAAACCTGTCGCATTCGCTAGTCGCAAACTCAGTGAATCAGAACGCAACTATCCAGTACATCAACTGGAATTCTTAGCACTGAAATGGGCCGTCGTTGAAAAATTTCATGACTACCTTTACGGTGCAAGATTCACAGTAAGAACTGACAACAATCCGTTGACATATGTACTGACAACTGCTAAACTGAATGCGGTTGGACATCGATGGCTTGCAGCGTTAGCCACTTACGATTTTAACATCCAGTATCGTCCAGGTCGTCATAACATCGACGCCGACCTGTTGTCACGCCAGTACAGTAACTTGGAACAATGGACAGATGTTCCACAGTCAGCTATAAAAGCAATATGCAAGCATGAAACAACAACTTCATTCAGATTTGCAGATCAGCTGGGCATTCCACCTACTGCTATTCCTGAAGCGTATGCGTTTCCGGTAAGCATGAATACACAGTCCTATGACCAACTATCATCAAAAGAGATCCAGGTAGCTCACGATCTTGATCCTGTGATTGGTATTATCAAGCAAGCTATTCACAAAAATGACCAGACGGTTTCAGTCAAAACAGATTCCCCTGACACCGCTTTATTATGGCGTGAAAAATCAAAACTCCATTTGAAAGATGGTTTATTATACAGAATGCGGAAAACTTCCTCTGGTGTAGAAAACAAGCAGTTAATCTTGCCAGAAAGATACCGAACAAGTGTAATGAAATCGCTTCATGATGAATGCGGACATCTTGGAGTAGAAAAAACATCAGAGCTGCTCAAAGATCGTTTCTATTGGCCACGGATGAACACTGATATTGAGCAATACATAAAAACGTGTGGACGTTGTGTGTCACGTAAAACTCTTCCACAACGTTCATCCCCTCTCAACCAAATCACAAGCAATGGTCCACTAGATcttgtttgtattgattttctCCAAATTGAACCAGACAGCAAAGGTATTGCTAATGTTCTGATTATAACTGACCACTTTACACGTTATGCGCAAGCATTTCCCACCAAAGATCAGAAGTCTATCACTGTCGCAAAAGTACTGTGGGAGAAGTACTTTGTCCACTATGAACTTCCCGCCAGAATACATTCTGATCAAGGCAGAGATTTTGAAAGCCGACTCATAAAAGATTTACTCTCCATGCTTGGCATCAGGAAATCTCAAACCTCTCCATACCATCCACAAGGAGAAGCGCAACCGGAACGTTTCAACCGAACACTTCTTTCAATGCTCGGAACGCTTGAAAGTGTGAAGAAACAAAACTGGAGTCAACACATTAGTCAGTTAGTACATGCGTACAACTGTTCTAAAAATGAATCAACCGGGTACTCAccctattttttaatgtttggcaGAAACGCCAGATTGCCTGTCGACATCTGTTTTGGCGTAGCGTTTGATGAAAATGCAGAAACTTCTCACTTACAATATGTGGACAAGATGAAAAAAGAGCTAAAGAAAGCGTACCATCTAGCCACTGAAAGTGCTAACAAAACCCATCTCAGAAACAAGTCCAGGTATGACCAGTGTGTGAGAGATCAACCATTACAGGAAGGAGATCGAGTCCTTGTAAGAAATGTTGGCCTTACTGGAAAACACAAACTGCAAGACAGATGGAAACCAATACCATATGTGATAGTCAAAAAGCTAGCCAACCTGCCCGTGTACAAAGTTAAACCTGAACAAGGGCCAGGAAGTGTAAAAACTCTGCATAGAGATCATCTCCTTCCAATCGGTTATCTTGTTAGACTGCCTGAAACAACACCAACAACCAAACGTGTTGAACCTCCTGTCACGAGACGACAGAGACGTCGAAAGGAAAGTTCTTCTAAGTCAGACAACAGTAACTCCTGTTCAGACTCTGAGTACGAGTACCTGTGCGAATCTTTTCAAAATTACCAAGTCCCTAGACTAGTGCAAAGACATGACATACCAACCTCAGACAATGCAAACTCAGAGGATTCCTCTTTTGAGGTTGAATCTGAACATGCACTAAGTGAG gaTGATGCAAAGGAAAGTGAACCTTCAAATGCAGAACAGGACATAACAGAAGGAGACACCGAGGTAGAGACAGATGTACCAACACCGAGACTTAGGAAGTCGAACTGGAAAAAACAACCCGTTATTCGTTTGACGTATGACCAACCTGGAAATCAGACTGAGGAACCTGTAACCATAGTACATCACGGTATGGTTATTCAGTTGAACCTTAGCTCTCATAACAGTCTTCTTGAATCTTCCAAATCTAAGAAACACTCCAAATCCAGATACAGACATTGA
- the LOC118597863 gene encoding paraneoplastic antigen Ma3 homolog — MQSTKANENSPFRRLRTFSGVHPTPPGEDNLDNWVEQAKFMVEEYDFTDREEKRRIIESLRGPALEIIQAVRMSHPDARHMDYIQVLESTFGTVESGEELYLTFRALHQKSNECLSDFLLRLERTLNKVVQKGGLKVSEVNKARLEQLIKGETESDILLLQLNLRERQSDPPSFLNLLKEIREEEEHELARQKLKKPSKQYVRTVQTTETEPEKDHSMDLQNEVRELKEKLKALNKQTDKKGSKETKKVIPEADEVQQLRREVKALRNQINVMSVKSKHNARDTSHYPKFKTEQSARPTQPKSKIPKDSEYFCYRCGENGHIAPKCTAPENSQKVIQKLIRQTRRSTDVQKESTEDQNEPVAHVNKASVQNQNSVIPPGLIGPSSIAAIKVNNISCDGLMDSGSTVTIIFEDWYKVSIPNVPIQPISSLAIWGLAAESYPYSGYIVVDMEFPEEVTGVKGPVTVLALVCPEPPQGHEAPVVVGTNAFLFRRLFQICKESDNESKVISMRVKAVYNEIKLQPQLLNAEEKTIGQVKWKGPGSLTIAPGEKLYATCKVDYKATH, encoded by the coding sequence ATGCAGTCAACAAAGGCAAATGAAAACAGCCCATTCAGGCGTCTAAGGACATTTTCTGGAGTTCATCCTACTCCACCTGGAGAAGATAACTTAGACAATTGGGTGGAACAAGCAAAGTTCATGGTTGAAGAATACGATTTTACAGACAGGGAGGAAAAACGAAGAATCATTGAAAGTCTCAGAGGACCAGCCTTGGAGATCATTCAGGCTGTACGCATGTCACATCCAGATGCAAGACATATGGATTACATACAGGTCTTGGAGAGTACTTTTGGAACGGTAGAGTCAGGAGAGGAACTCTATCTTACATTCAGAGCTCTTCACCAAAAGTCAAATGAGTGCTTGTCAGACTTTTTGCTTAGACTGGAAAGAACACTGAACAAGGTTGTGCAAAAAGGAGGCCTAAAAGTCAGTGAAGTCAATAAAGCAAGATTAGAGCAACTCATCAAAGGTGAAACAGAGTCTGACATTCTGCTACTCCAGCTAAATCTCAGAGAGAGGCAAAGTGACCCACCGTCATTCCTTAATTTACTCAAAGAGATTCGTGAAGAAGAAGAGCACGAGTTAGCcagacaaaaactcaaaaaaccaTCAAAGCAGTATGTTCGCACTGTGCAAACAACTGAAACAGAACCTGAAAAGGATCATTCAATGGATCTTCAAAATGAAGTTCGAGagcttaaagaaaaactgaaagcaCTAAACAAACAAACGGATAAGAAAGGGTCCAAAGAGACGAAAAAAGTTATACCTGAAGCGGATGAAGTGCAGCAACTGAGAAGAGAGGTTAAAGCGCTTCgaaatcaaataaatgtaatgtcCGTGAAATCAAAACACAACGCTAGAGACACAAGTCACTACccaaaatttaaaacagaacaaagtgcCAGGCCTActcagccaaaatcaaaaattccTAAAGATTCAGAGTATTTTTGTTACCGATGTGGAGAGAATGGACACATTGCTCCTAAATGTACCGCTCCAGAAAACTCACAGAAGGTGATACAAAAGCTCATAAGACAAACACGACGAAGTACTGATGTGCAAAAAGAAAGCACTGAAGATCAAAATGAGCCTGTTGCTCATGTTAATAAGGCTAGTGTACAGAATCAAAATTCAGTCATTCCTCCAGGTCTGATTGGTCCATCCTCCATAGCTGCTATCAAAGTGAACAACATCTCCTGCGATGGTCTCATGGATTCAGGATCCACTGTGACCATTATCTTTGAGGATTGGTATAAAGTTAGCATTCCCAATGTACCTATCCAACCGATTTCCAGCCTAGCCATTTGGGGTTTAGCGGCTGAGTCCTATCCTTATAGTGGCTACATAGTAGTTGATATGGAGTTCCCAGAGGAAGTAACTGGTGTTAAAGGTCCGGTTACTGTGCTAGCTCTTGTCTGTCCTGAACCACCACAAGGTCATGAAGCCCCTGTTGTTGTTGGCACAAATGCTTTTCTGTTTCGCAGACTGTTTCAGATTTGCAAAGAAAGTGACAATGAAAGTAAAGTTATTTCTATGAGAGTTAAAGCTGTCTACAATGAGATAAAACTTCAGCCACAACTCCtaaatgcagaagaaaaaactaTTGGACAAGTGAAATGGAAAGGTCCTGGTTCGCTCACCATAGCTCCAGGTGAAAAGCTCTATGCTACATGTAAAGTAGATTACAAAGCTACTCATTGA